In one window of Vulpes vulpes isolate BD-2025 chromosome 1, VulVul3, whole genome shotgun sequence DNA:
- the FLT3LG gene encoding fms-related tyrosine kinase 3 ligand isoform X1, translated as MGVRSDHRHEGPPAEMIVLAPAWSPTASLLLLLLLSPGLRGTPDCSFSHSPISSTFATTIRKLSDYLLQDYPVTVASNLQDDELCGAFWRLVLAQRWMVRLQAVAGSQMQILLETVNTEIHFVTFCAFQPLPSCLRFVQTNISHLLQDTSQQLAALKPWITRRNFSGCLELQCQPDSSTLVPPGSPGALEATALPAPQAPRLLLLLLLPMALLLMSTAWCLHWRRRRRRRSPYPGEQRTLRPSERSHLPEDAELGPGGSQLETGPFLDHAAPLAPSPGSRQRPPPTPPKPAPSPPLPLCTKSLPPRNCI; from the exons atgggggtcAG ATCTGACCATAGGCATGAGGGGCCTCCGGCCGAGATGATAGTGCTGGcgccagcctggagcccaact GCCTccctgttgctgctgctgctgctcagccCCGGCCTCCGCGGGACCCCCGACTGCTCTTTCAGCCACAGCCCCATCTCCTCCACCTTCGCGACCACCATCCGCAAGCTG TCTGATTACCTGCTTCAGGACTATCCAGTCACTGTCGCCTCCAACCTGCAGGAC GACGAGCTCTGCGGTGCGTTCTGGCGCCTGGTCCTGGCCCAGCGCTGGATGGTGCGGCTCCAGGCTGTGGCTGGATCCCAAATGCAAATCCTGCTGGAGACTGTCAACACGGAGATACACTTTGTCACCTTCTGTGCCTTCCAG cccctccccagctgTCTTCGCTTCGTCCAGACCAACATCTCCCACCTCCTGCAGGACACCTCCCAGCAGCTGGCCGCCCTGAAGCCCTGGATCACCCGCAGGAATTTCTCCGGGTGCCTGGAGCTGCAGTGTCAGCCCG ACTCCTCTACATTggtgcccccagggagccccggggccctggAGGCCACTGCCTTGCCGGCCCCTCAGGCACCTcggctgctcctcctgctgctgctgcccatgGCTCTCCTGCTGATGTCCACTGCCTGGTGCCTGCATTGGCgaaggaggcggcggcggaggtcACCCTACCCTGGGGAGCAG aggacactgaggcccagcgAGCGGAGCCATCTGCCCGAGGACGCAGAGCTGGGACCTGGAGGGAGTCAGCTAGAGACTGGTCCCTTCCTCGACCACGCAGCCCCGCTCGCTCCCTCCCCAGGATCAAGGCAACGCCCGCCCCCAACGCCCCCAAAGccagccccatccccacctctccccctctGTACAAAGTCCTTGCCCCCAAGAAATTGTATATAA
- the FLT3LG gene encoding fms-related tyrosine kinase 3 ligand isoform X3: protein MGVRSDHRHEGPPAEMIVLAPAWSPTASLLLLLLLSPGLRGTPDCSFSHSPISSTFATTIRKLSDYLLQDYPVTVASNLQDDELCGAFWRLVLAQRWMVRLQAVAGSQMQILLETVNTEIHFVTFCAFQDTSQQLAALKPWITRRNFSGCLELQCQPDSSTLVPPGSPGALEATALPAPQAPRLLLLLLLPMALLLMSTAWCLHWRRRRRRRSPYPGEQRTLRPSERSHLPEDAELGPGGSQLETGPFLDHAAPLAPSPGSRQRPPPTPPKPAPSPPLPLCTKSLPPRNCI, encoded by the exons atgggggtcAG ATCTGACCATAGGCATGAGGGGCCTCCGGCCGAGATGATAGTGCTGGcgccagcctggagcccaact GCCTccctgttgctgctgctgctgctcagccCCGGCCTCCGCGGGACCCCCGACTGCTCTTTCAGCCACAGCCCCATCTCCTCCACCTTCGCGACCACCATCCGCAAGCTG TCTGATTACCTGCTTCAGGACTATCCAGTCACTGTCGCCTCCAACCTGCAGGAC GACGAGCTCTGCGGTGCGTTCTGGCGCCTGGTCCTGGCCCAGCGCTGGATGGTGCGGCTCCAGGCTGTGGCTGGATCCCAAATGCAAATCCTGCTGGAGACTGTCAACACGGAGATACACTTTGTCACCTTCTGTGCCTTCCAG GACACCTCCCAGCAGCTGGCCGCCCTGAAGCCCTGGATCACCCGCAGGAATTTCTCCGGGTGCCTGGAGCTGCAGTGTCAGCCCG ACTCCTCTACATTggtgcccccagggagccccggggccctggAGGCCACTGCCTTGCCGGCCCCTCAGGCACCTcggctgctcctcctgctgctgctgcccatgGCTCTCCTGCTGATGTCCACTGCCTGGTGCCTGCATTGGCgaaggaggcggcggcggaggtcACCCTACCCTGGGGAGCAG aggacactgaggcccagcgAGCGGAGCCATCTGCCCGAGGACGCAGAGCTGGGACCTGGAGGGAGTCAGCTAGAGACTGGTCCCTTCCTCGACCACGCAGCCCCGCTCGCTCCCTCCCCAGGATCAAGGCAACGCCCGCCCCCAACGCCCCCAAAGccagccccatccccacctctccccctctGTACAAAGTCCTTGCCCCCAAGAAATTGTATATAA
- the FLT3LG gene encoding fms-related tyrosine kinase 3 ligand isoform X2: MIVLAPAWSPTASLLLLLLLSPGLRGTPDCSFSHSPISSTFATTIRKLSDYLLQDYPVTVASNLQDDELCGAFWRLVLAQRWMVRLQAVAGSQMQILLETVNTEIHFVTFCAFQPLPSCLRFVQTNISHLLQDTSQQLAALKPWITRRNFSGCLELQCQPDSSTLVPPGSPGALEATALPAPQAPRLLLLLLLPMALLLMSTAWCLHWRRRRRRRSPYPGEQRTLRPSERSHLPEDAELGPGGSQLETGPFLDHAAPLAPSPGSRQRPPPTPPKPAPSPPLPLCTKSLPPRNCI; the protein is encoded by the exons ATGATAGTGCTGGcgccagcctggagcccaact GCCTccctgttgctgctgctgctgctcagccCCGGCCTCCGCGGGACCCCCGACTGCTCTTTCAGCCACAGCCCCATCTCCTCCACCTTCGCGACCACCATCCGCAAGCTG TCTGATTACCTGCTTCAGGACTATCCAGTCACTGTCGCCTCCAACCTGCAGGAC GACGAGCTCTGCGGTGCGTTCTGGCGCCTGGTCCTGGCCCAGCGCTGGATGGTGCGGCTCCAGGCTGTGGCTGGATCCCAAATGCAAATCCTGCTGGAGACTGTCAACACGGAGATACACTTTGTCACCTTCTGTGCCTTCCAG cccctccccagctgTCTTCGCTTCGTCCAGACCAACATCTCCCACCTCCTGCAGGACACCTCCCAGCAGCTGGCCGCCCTGAAGCCCTGGATCACCCGCAGGAATTTCTCCGGGTGCCTGGAGCTGCAGTGTCAGCCCG ACTCCTCTACATTggtgcccccagggagccccggggccctggAGGCCACTGCCTTGCCGGCCCCTCAGGCACCTcggctgctcctcctgctgctgctgcccatgGCTCTCCTGCTGATGTCCACTGCCTGGTGCCTGCATTGGCgaaggaggcggcggcggaggtcACCCTACCCTGGGGAGCAG aggacactgaggcccagcgAGCGGAGCCATCTGCCCGAGGACGCAGAGCTGGGACCTGGAGGGAGTCAGCTAGAGACTGGTCCCTTCCTCGACCACGCAGCCCCGCTCGCTCCCTCCCCAGGATCAAGGCAACGCCCGCCCCCAACGCCCCCAAAGccagccccatccccacctctccccctctGTACAAAGTCCTTGCCCCCAAGAAATTGTATATAA
- the FLT3LG gene encoding fms-related tyrosine kinase 3 ligand isoform X4 — MIVLAPAWSPTASLLLLLLLSPGLRGTPDCSFSHSPISSTFATTIRKLSDYLLQDYPVTVASNLQDDELCGAFWRLVLAQRWMVRLQAVAGSQMQILLETVNTEIHFVTFCAFQDTSQQLAALKPWITRRNFSGCLELQCQPDSSTLVPPGSPGALEATALPAPQAPRLLLLLLLPMALLLMSTAWCLHWRRRRRRRSPYPGEQRTLRPSERSHLPEDAELGPGGSQLETGPFLDHAAPLAPSPGSRQRPPPTPPKPAPSPPLPLCTKSLPPRNCI; from the exons ATGATAGTGCTGGcgccagcctggagcccaact GCCTccctgttgctgctgctgctgctcagccCCGGCCTCCGCGGGACCCCCGACTGCTCTTTCAGCCACAGCCCCATCTCCTCCACCTTCGCGACCACCATCCGCAAGCTG TCTGATTACCTGCTTCAGGACTATCCAGTCACTGTCGCCTCCAACCTGCAGGAC GACGAGCTCTGCGGTGCGTTCTGGCGCCTGGTCCTGGCCCAGCGCTGGATGGTGCGGCTCCAGGCTGTGGCTGGATCCCAAATGCAAATCCTGCTGGAGACTGTCAACACGGAGATACACTTTGTCACCTTCTGTGCCTTCCAG GACACCTCCCAGCAGCTGGCCGCCCTGAAGCCCTGGATCACCCGCAGGAATTTCTCCGGGTGCCTGGAGCTGCAGTGTCAGCCCG ACTCCTCTACATTggtgcccccagggagccccggggccctggAGGCCACTGCCTTGCCGGCCCCTCAGGCACCTcggctgctcctcctgctgctgctgcccatgGCTCTCCTGCTGATGTCCACTGCCTGGTGCCTGCATTGGCgaaggaggcggcggcggaggtcACCCTACCCTGGGGAGCAG aggacactgaggcccagcgAGCGGAGCCATCTGCCCGAGGACGCAGAGCTGGGACCTGGAGGGAGTCAGCTAGAGACTGGTCCCTTCCTCGACCACGCAGCCCCGCTCGCTCCCTCCCCAGGATCAAGGCAACGCCCGCCCCCAACGCCCCCAAAGccagccccatccccacctctccccctctGTACAAAGTCCTTGCCCCCAAGAAATTGTATATAA
- the RPL13A gene encoding large ribosomal subunit protein uL13 isoform X1 has protein sequence MAEGQVLVLDGRGHLLGRLAAIVAKQVLLGRKVVVVRCEGINISGNFYRNKLKYLAFLRKRMNTNPSRGPYHFRAPSRIFWRTVRGMLPHKTKRGQAALDRLKVFDGIPPPYDKKKRMVVPAALKVVRLKPTRKFAYLGRLAHEVGWKYQAVTATLEEKRKEKAKIHYRKKKQLMRLRKQAEKNVEKKIDKYTEVLKTHGLLV, from the exons ATGGCGGAGGGGCAG GTCCTGGTGCTCGATGGCCGAGGCCATCTCCTGGGTCGCCTGGCGGCCATTGTGGCCAAACAGGTGCTTCTGG GCCGAAAGGTTGTAGTCGTGCGGTGTGAAGGCATCAACATTTCTGGCAATTTCTACAGAAACAAGT TGAAGTACCTGGCCTTCCTCCGCAAGCGGATGAACACCAACCCGTCCCGTGGCCCCTACCACTTCCGAGCACCCAGCCGTATCTTTTGGCGGACAGTTCGAG GCATGCTGCCCCACAAGACCAAGCGAGGCCAGGCTGCCCTGGACCGCCTCAAGGTGTTTGATGGGATCCCACCACCCTATGACAAG AAAAAGCGAATGGTGGTTCCAGCTGCGCTCAAGGTGGTACGCCTGAAGCCTACACGAAAG TTTGCTTACCTGGGGCGCCTGGCTCACGAGGTTGGCTGGAAGTACCAGGCAGTAACAGCCACcctggaggagaagaggaaggagaaggccaAGATCCATTATCGGAAGAAGAAACAGCTCATG AGGCTACGGAAACAGGCCGAAAAGAATGTGGAGAAGAAAATTGACAAATACACAGAGGTCCTCAAGACCCATGGACTCCTGGTCTGA
- the RPL13A gene encoding large ribosomal subunit protein uL13 isoform X2 codes for MNTNPSRGPYHFRAPSRIFWRTVRGMLPHKTKRGQAALDRLKVFDGIPPPYDKKKRMVVPAALKVVRLKPTRKFAYLGRLAHEVGWKYQAVTATLEEKRKEKAKIHYRKKKQLMRLRKQAEKNVEKKIDKYTEVLKTHGLLV; via the exons ATGAACACCAACCCGTCCCGTGGCCCCTACCACTTCCGAGCACCCAGCCGTATCTTTTGGCGGACAGTTCGAG GCATGCTGCCCCACAAGACCAAGCGAGGCCAGGCTGCCCTGGACCGCCTCAAGGTGTTTGATGGGATCCCACCACCCTATGACAAG AAAAAGCGAATGGTGGTTCCAGCTGCGCTCAAGGTGGTACGCCTGAAGCCTACACGAAAG TTTGCTTACCTGGGGCGCCTGGCTCACGAGGTTGGCTGGAAGTACCAGGCAGTAACAGCCACcctggaggagaagaggaaggagaaggccaAGATCCATTATCGGAAGAAGAAACAGCTCATG AGGCTACGGAAACAGGCCGAAAAGAATGTGGAGAAGAAAATTGACAAATACACAGAGGTCCTCAAGACCCATGGACTCCTGGTCTGA